One segment of Sphingomonas telluris DNA contains the following:
- a CDS encoding ExbD/TolR family protein, which translates to MAMQTTGSNTSGEPMMDINMTPLIDVMLVLLIMFIITIPIQTHAVKLDLPQDSQAPPPPVEPTKNKVVITAGGQVLWNGAAVNMQQLRQYLEVSQQMNPIPELHLQPEPDARYELVDEVLATTKRAHVEKMGFVGNEAYMNF; encoded by the coding sequence ATGGCGATGCAAACCACCGGTTCGAACACTTCGGGCGAACCCATGATGGACATCAACATGACGCCGTTGATCGACGTCATGCTCGTGCTTCTCATCATGTTCATCATCACGATCCCGATCCAGACGCACGCGGTGAAGCTCGACTTGCCGCAGGACTCGCAGGCGCCGCCTCCGCCGGTTGAGCCGACCAAGAACAAGGTCGTCATCACGGCCGGTGGTCAGGTCCTTTGGAACGGCGCTGCGGTCAATATGCAGCAGCTGCGCCAGTACCTCGAGGTCTCGCAGCAGATGAACCCGATCCCGGAACTTCACCTGCAGCCGGAACCCGATGCCCGATATGAGCTCGTCGACGAGGTGCTTGCGACGACCAAGCGCGCTCACGTCGAGAAGATGGGCTTCGTCGGCAACGAAGCGTACATGAACTTCTAG
- a CDS encoding MotA/TolQ/ExbB proton channel family protein — protein MSILALTAAAAAAPAGENPYGLFQALEQGGIIAWSVFIILVGMSIFSFYILFTKLMQQQKIISQGRKVRASFWNSPNLREAATKLDSRSAYRSIVDDALLAQEQHDKLTDPIDRHDWMANSLARSQGAIGARLGEGLAFLATVGSTAPFIGLFGTVIGIYRALIKIGASGQASIDVVAGPVGEALIMTALGLVVAVPAVLAYNWLVRRNKSIMEDLAAFTNDLHGYLVSEGRVKPRFGPTSAKTEAARPATAGGPAARTQEPVRTGATTADRV, from the coding sequence ATGTCAATTCTCGCACTCACCGCAGCAGCCGCTGCAGCTCCCGCCGGGGAGAACCCCTACGGCCTTTTCCAAGCCCTCGAGCAGGGTGGCATCATCGCATGGTCGGTGTTCATCATCCTCGTGGGTATGTCGATCTTCTCTTTCTACATCCTGTTCACGAAGCTGATGCAGCAGCAGAAGATCATCAGCCAGGGCCGCAAGGTCCGTGCGAGCTTCTGGAATTCGCCGAACCTGCGTGAAGCCGCGACCAAGCTCGACAGCCGCAGCGCCTATCGCTCGATCGTCGACGATGCGCTTCTGGCGCAGGAGCAGCACGACAAGCTGACCGACCCGATCGACCGCCACGACTGGATGGCAAACAGCCTGGCCCGCAGCCAGGGTGCGATCGGCGCCCGCCTCGGTGAGGGCCTCGCCTTCCTCGCGACCGTCGGTTCGACCGCTCCGTTCATCGGGCTGTTCGGTACCGTCATCGGCATCTACCGCGCTCTCATCAAGATCGGCGCGTCGGGCCAGGCCTCGATCGACGTCGTCGCGGGCCCGGTCGGTGAAGCTCTGATCATGACCGCGCTCGGCCTCGTCGTCGCCGTTCCGGCCGTGCTTGCCTACAACTGGCTCGTCCGTCGCAACAAGTCGATCATGGAGGACCTCGCGGCCTTCACGAACGACCTTCACGGCTACCTCGTTTCCGAAGGCCGCGTGAAGCCGCGCTTCGGCCCGACCTCGGCCAAGACTGAAGCCGCTCGTCCGGCGACTGCAGGTGGCCCGGCCGCCCGCACGCAGGAGCCGGTTCGCACCGGCGCGACGACGGCAGACCGCGTCTAA
- a CDS encoding energy transducer TonB produces the protein MSYATRKEMSGNRTVAIVIVALIHAALGYAIVTGLAYNIVKKAAEDLKTFNVEEEPPPPEEPPPPPPDQPETPPQVVAPPPLVRTNIAPPPIVQTVREAPPPVITPTAPPAPPAPPAPPPPAIVTKAQSAKGNLQSLFSADDYPPDALRNEDQGTVSVSLSIGTDGRVSGCNVTGSSGSRSLDNATCRILRSRARFTPAKGSNGQPMPDTYSQRITWRLEG, from the coding sequence ATGTCATACGCAACACGCAAAGAGATGAGCGGCAACCGCACGGTCGCGATCGTCATCGTGGCGCTGATCCATGCCGCACTCGGCTACGCGATCGTGACCGGACTTGCTTACAACATCGTGAAGAAGGCCGCTGAGGACCTTAAGACGTTCAACGTCGAAGAGGAGCCGCCGCCCCCCGAGGAGCCGCCGCCCCCGCCGCCTGATCAGCCGGAAACTCCGCCGCAGGTCGTTGCGCCGCCGCCGTTGGTTCGCACCAACATTGCGCCGCCGCCGATCGTGCAGACGGTCCGTGAAGCGCCGCCGCCGGTGATCACGCCGACCGCGCCTCCGGCGCCTCCGGCTCCACCCGCACCGCCGCCTCCGGCGATCGTGACGAAGGCGCAGAGCGCCAAGGGTAACCTGCAGAGCCTGTTCAGCGCGGACGATTATCCGCCTGACGCGCTCCGCAACGAAGATCAGGGCACCGTTTCGGTCTCGCTTTCCATCGGCACGGACGGACGTGTCAGCGGATGCAACGTGACCGGATCGAGTGGATCGCGTTCGCTCGACAATGCGACCTGCCGCATCCTGCGCAGCCGCGCCCGGTTCACGCCGGCCAAGGGCAGTAATGGCCAGCCGATGCCGGATACTTACAGCCAACGTATTACCTGGCGTCTCGAGGGCTGA
- a CDS encoding ExbD/TolR family protein gives MAMGVSQDGDEDVPMSDINVTPLVDVMLVLLIIFLIAVPVVLQTVPVELPKVRYEPTTTKPENVNLSVKASGGQCEVYWNLTKVDSKELLDRAVKKLEDQIKAVGGPQNLTEETMPEAHIRADINTPYRCVGGAVFTMQRAGFARVGFISEPPAGSGTTTRL, from the coding sequence ATGGCAATGGGCGTAAGTCAGGACGGCGACGAAGACGTCCCGATGTCCGACATCAACGTCACGCCGCTCGTCGACGTGATGCTCGTGCTCCTGATCATCTTCCTCATCGCGGTTCCCGTCGTGTTGCAGACCGTTCCGGTCGAGCTACCGAAGGTCCGCTATGAGCCGACGACCACGAAGCCCGAGAACGTGAACCTCTCGGTGAAGGCCTCTGGCGGCCAGTGCGAAGTGTACTGGAACCTCACGAAGGTCGATTCCAAGGAGTTGCTCGATCGCGCGGTCAAGAAGCTGGAAGATCAGATCAAGGCTGTCGGCGGTCCGCAGAACCTGACCGAAGAGACGATGCCTGAGGCGCATATCCGTGCCGACATCAACACGCCGTACCGTTGCGTTGGCGGGGCAGTGTTCACGATGCAGCGTGCGGGCTTCGCTCGCGTCGGCTTCATCTCCGAACCGCCGGCAGGTTCTGGCACTACCACGCGCCTGTAG